CAATAAGTCGTACCACTGTAGTATCGTCTGCAAATTTCACAATACTATTTGTGGGATATTTTGCAATACAGTCATAAGTATACAGACTATATAATAAAGGACTAAGACAGCAACCTTGAGGTGCTCCGGTATTTAACACTATTGGGGCTGAGTATGTAGTGCCTACTCTAACTGTCTGAGAACGGCCTGTTAGAAAGTCCTGTATCCACCTGCAGATGGAAGTACAGAGGCCCAGGTCTAACAGCTTAGGTATTAAAATGGAAGGTCTGATGGTATTGAAGCAACTGCTATAATCAACAAACAGCATCCTGACATACGTATCCCTACCCTCTAGATGTTGAAGTGCAGAATGTAAAACCAATGATACAGCATCGTCCACAGCTCTATTTGATCTATATGCAAATTGTAGTGGATTCGTGAAGACAGGTTGTTAATATATGATTTCACAAGcagttcaaagcacttcattatCACAGAAGTCAAGGCTACAGGTCTAAAATCATTCATACAGGTGGCAGTTGTTTTCTTATGCACAGGAATTATTATCGATTTTTTCAAACAATTCGGAACCATACAAAAAGAGAGTGACAGGTTAAAGATATCAGTAAAAACAGATGCAAGTTGACTACAACATGTCCTTAAGACACGCGGAATAATGCCATCAGGCCCAGCAGCCTTCCCaattttcacagctttaaaaactTTACAAGTATTGGCAACTGAGACCTGATATGCTTGACTGCCAAGGGTAACCCCATCGGGAGatgatatgtctgtgtgtgtgttcccatATGAAGGTACTTTAACATGCACATCCCCAGTTGGAGATGTTCCCCACGTCAGTGCCTCAGCAGCGCATTCAAAATGAGCATAAAAGTTGTTCAAGTCATTTGGGAAATAAGCAGAGCttgttattttcaaatgtatacaattatgttaaataaatacattaaaattttgatgcaagatgaaaaatgtgtgctgaaaaaagtcagaacagTTGCATTCCTCAATCAAACAGGataaagttatttaatttttaagataGAATAATcatacaattttacaaaatttgCTGTAACATTAAAGGCTACAAGCCTATGAACAATGCAGGACAACTAATACTGGCTTATtggtgatagttcacccaaaaataaaaaattatgtcatcctttatgtatgtattattcaTCTGTTCCGCAGATTATTACTAGAGCCTTTCACCTCTGCATTACAAATCACTCAAATAGCTTTGTTCTTGTCCACAACACCATCGTCGTCGTCTTGCTTGCGAAACCTAAAATGCTTCCATACCTTCCATATTTTTTATGTGAAGGTGGCATCAACGTCGACAAAGCACCTGAATAAATGAATGACAGGTTCGCCTCTCGCTTCTTGGTAACATTGTGCAAGGAAAATAAGACGGTGACATATAGTGGGGAAGACTAGTAATTAGATTACTGTTAATCTTACgttcaatatttaataaaataaattccacattttaaaaaaacgattaatcgaaaaatctatttttttttatctctttctttTGCAGATGAATACTCTAAAGTACGCTCTAACATCGatgaagattattttaaaaatggtaaGTGTATTTAACAGTGACTTTGCATATACTCTTCTAGTGTTATTATGAGCCTGGACTGTCTGTAGCCCGATTGGGacggtaattgtttctcatgtggacatctttaaaaattaatttacatatcaCCTCAGTGATAAAACTCATGGATTCAGATGGTGATATATTCACAAAAGATGAGTAAGTTCTGTGATCCCATGAACCTGGGAACGAGCTGCTGACGTGACCAGTCACATAATTGTctgctgtaaataaaattaattttatttacaaaatgtattcttattattgtgtaaaatgcatttaaaaatacatattattatgtttaatgtattcttattattcctagcatattttataatatatagccTGCCTAAtcctatttttaatttgattatttaaatctcCTGTTTAAAAAGACAGGCTATAGTTGTATATTATACGCGATATAGTTATGTAGCCTATCCCTTTATAATGGGCTACACATTTTAAAACTGTATAGCATAGCCTACCTTCTACTGCCATAATAAAGATCCATTTCgaatgtttgcgtgcttttcttttctttctgctcCCAGTCGCTGTGAGCAGTTAAGCAGCAATTGTTCTTTTAAATACTTTCcagcatttcagaaataaatatgtatgcaAATTACACAAAGTAGCCTACTACAGTTTAATGTACCTTATGGTGTTCGGGAATGCTCAAAAAAGGTTTAAGCACTGTCTTTTGAATCAATTTCTTCTTGTAAACTCAGAGATGTGGATTTGGCTAGTACTAAATAACCACACGACCTTGTGTTTGTCAAAAAACAGGGGTGGTGAGAGAAAAACTCTGACATCTCCGACTACCCCCTGTAAATGGTGAAAATCACTTACGTTCCACTGAGATACAATTACCTTCCGAATAGGGCTTGTGTGTATGTTTTCCTCCCCATTCCTGGTTGTGGATTTCCCTTGTGTTTGGATTTATTAAATTGCTTTGCTCCATGTCTTAACCTTCTTTCTCTCCGACACAGTTCCTGACAGTAATTTGATCATTTATGTAGGCctatttaattttttctatttaattactTCATTTTCTCAATGTAGAGTGTGTTATTCACAATAGTATGTAGATTCACAAACACTCTCTGTATAAAACTGGTACTTGTTATATTTTGAGAAGACTGGAAATAtagtcaaaccaaaaaatattcagacaccagatataattttggATCTTTTTTTTCTAGTGGGTGCAGCACACTATATTTCATTTCTGTAAGTgaggacaaaaaaataaagtaaacattatttacttgttatttacaattatgttacatattatacccaaaattTCTTCAtgcagtggactaccagtaaatttgggaccaaaaattattcaaacactttgacctgaccaagttttgcttaagtgtttctttctttaattgctaatgcaacctttttacaccacagactgagcAAAATtaattgcttggtaattggtcaacaaagtattgatagttatgtaaatattgtcatactgtcagacacagacgaggacacagaggattcagtgataaggtagtttaatgtgaatcagaggtttcagacacaggtgaatcttgacacgtggatagaacggtgacaacacaacttcccttatggtgaacggtgatccagatggtgctcagatgaagacgatggggacaggaagactgaaGAGGTggaagagggttcaagagttcaggtaggtttaataatggcgttcaggcaagtgaggagatcggtgcaagaccagacgatgagtgatggtgactgatggctttatatgtggttctggtgatgatgcacaggagttcagaattcgggtgattggggacgagtgggtgtggcgtaagtgtccgattccggaagtgtagaaggtgtggctgtgacagtaccccctcctccacgggcggctcctgacggctgggatcttgttcgacgacggggtctacctcggccacggggagcggggcggtctggatggtcttGATGGGCCGTAGTTTTCCAAGTCCACAATGTACTCCAGTTGAGGAACCCGTCATCGAGAAGTCGAGGATAGCTCTCACCCGGAAGATGTCGTTGTCGTCTTCGATGGCcggaggaggaggtacggcatcaccaggttctgtggatggaggagacaaaggttcagtgaagggtttgaggagtgagacatggaatgaaggtgagatacggtactgtgcagggagttggagtctataggtcacttcgttcagttgccgttcaatagtgaatggtccgatgtatcggggactcagcttacggcagggcagtcggaggcggatgtccctcgtcgagagccagactTGTTGTCCAGGTTGGTACTGCGGCGTGGGTCCTCgacgagcgtccgcttgctccttatgcctccgcactgcccgctggagatgcacgtgagccgagtcccagaccctctcgctctgtcggaaccagtgatctaccgctgggacctgcgagggctcacctgaccatgggaagagcggaggttggtatccaaggacacattggaagggggtgagcccggtggtagattgctggagggagttctgagcgtattcggcccagggtaggtactgactccaacagtcctggttacggtggcagtaaatcctcaggaacctccccagctcctgaatcttacgctccgtctggccTTTGGTCTGAGGATGGTATCCCGAGGAGAGactgacggacacccctagaagacggaagaaagctGACCAGACTCTAGAGATGAATTGGGGGCCTCTGTCGGAGACAATATCTTCTGGGATGCCAAAGTGACGGAAGACGTTGTGGAatagtgcctctgccgcttcGAACACAGTGGGGAGtcctttgagagggatgagtttacatgattttgaaaacctgtcgaccactaccagtacacaggtgtagccttgagagagagggaggtcagtcatgaaatcaatgccgatatgggtccatggacgttcaggaatgggcagaggcaccagtttaccttccgggagtcttctaggggtgtctgctatggcACAGATGGAGCATCCTTTGAGGTAGCGGACCGTATCcagagccatcgatggccaccagtaacgctgttgtaggagcgagagggtccgcctcctgcctgggtgtccagagcccggagaggtgtgagctaagtccaggagggtaatccgatgttgaggggggacgaagagtttcccttctggacctcccggcggagcagggtgttgaaggttttcctGTGCAATCAGATGATCAATACTCCACTGGGTAGGACTAActatcatggctggagggaggattggttctGAAGATTCGGGTTCGggatctgcttgatgaagacgggagagggcgtcggctctattgttctgggagccagggcgataggtgaccttgaagttgaatctcgtgaagaacaaggcccatctagcttggcgatgattcagtcttttggcttcacggaggtattccaggttccggtggtcggttaccacctcgaaagggaactgggctccctccagccagtgacgccattcttccagagccagcttaatggccagtagttcacggttaccgatgtcataattctgctccgccggggatagcttcttcgagaagaaggcacatggatggagtcgtggtggattcccctgctgctgggagaggactgctccgaccccggtggatgaggcgtccacttccacgatGAACTGGTGGCTGGGATCAGGGTGGATGAGGATTGGAGCGGTCTTGTAGGCTTGTTTGAGCAGGTGGAACGCTTCAGTGGCctcggggttccaggacagagacttgggccggtttcggaggagagaagttagaggggagctgagtaaactgtagtccttgatgaatcttcgataaaagttggcaaagcccaggaagcgttgaagttcttttatggagccgggttgaggccagtgtgtgatggcgtccaccttcccctggtccatcttcacgccacatgggtcgatgatgtaacctaggaactggactgagggcgtacggaactcacatttttcggatttgaggtaaaggtggtgttcccggagttttcggagtacgaggatgacatgatggatatgttcttgcttggatgtggagtagatgaggatgtcgtcgatgtagacaattacgaactTGTTAAGGTaatctctgaagacttcattcatgtagttttggaagacggatggactgttggataacccatacggcatgacTCGGTATTCATAGTTCCCGGAAGGAGTGatgaaagcggtcttccattcgtcccccttccggatgcggattaggttgtaggcgctcctcaagtccagtttcgtgaagatcctggctccgcgtagttgttccaacgccgctgggaccaggggaagaggataactgAATTTGACGGTTTGTGAATTGAGGTGGCGATAATCGatgcacggcctcaagcctccgtccttcttggccacaaagaagaagctggaagcggcagggtaagtagatggtcggatgaactcctgagcaagggcttcctgtatatactcctccatggccttctgctccgggatggacagggGATAGATTCGTCCtttaggaagggttgctccaggcaggaggtcaatggcgcagtcccatggcctatgaggtggtagcttcgttgccaaccgcttactgaacacatcctggaacgcccgatATTCAGGAGGGATGATATGATCCATCTTCGTGTCGGTGCtctccactgatgtggactggaccggtagggaAGACTTCCTTAAGGGAGGACTGACCTTGGGGATTTTAGCTGGAGGAGTGATGcaggtatgatggcaggacattccccatttcaggatctcgccagtgggccaatggatgtgaggttggtgGAGGTTAAGCCAGAGTCCCATgcggaggatgattgtgggggagaaatagtgGACACGACCCTTGCCCAGCGGCTTTCCCTGTATGGTGGTTACTTTGAGTTCGACAGGGCTTCGGTGATGTTTGGCGTTGAGACGAACTAAGGTTtgccggttgatgaagttccccgccgaaccggagtcgatgagggcttgtacagaaacagaagagcaaaggtgtcttagagtaacccaggtcttagttagatgagcagtttgaggaggtatatggatggtactcaccgctgggcgtggaggtcgaactggacaggatggtaagaggtgtccatctcccccacaatagAGACATAGCCCGGCGTTGatcctccgctgacgttccgatgcggacagatggtgagagtccacttgcatgggttcaggtgctggaggagcgacagatggtatagcgggtggaggaagtacagcgggagtgagcggatgacaggcagtgagtctctgggcaactcgaatggatttctgaatgagattctctagtcctagtgagtcttcgtacacaactatcaaactttgtatcttgtcattcaatccgtggcgatatgctgtaattaaggcagtttcattccagccgcttatgtaagcgagaGTACGGAAGCGTATGGCATAATCACTCACAGATTCATCTCGCTGTTGGTGAATGGTAAATAATTGGTCATGGACAGACAATGCAGAAGTTTGATGGCCAAAGACGGATTTTAACTGGGAACAGAAGTTAGTGACGGATCCAAGGGCAGGGGAGTTCGAGTCCCAGAGAGATTCAGCCCATTGGAGGGCCTTACCTGAGAGTAGGTTGATGATGAAGGCTACTCGACTGCGTTCGGAGGTGAATAAATGAGAGTTGGATTCCATATAGAGGGAACATTGTAGCaggaacccgctgcaatcctccgccgtgccgctgtatgtcgctggtttggccatgggactcgcaggggcaactgaagaagtgaccggagTTGTAGCGGTGTTTGAGTTGTTGACAGCCGGTGAAGAAGGGGGAGTTTGTTGCATCAGTGAGGACTGTACAGCGTGAACCAGTTGcgtgaagggatccgcggtgcggtcctcgcccgtgtccgaagagctctgcatgcggtctggtcttctgtcagacacaggcgaggacacagaggattcagtgataaggtagtttaatgtgaatcagaggtttcagacacaggtgaatcttgacacgtggatagaacggtgacaacacaacttcccttatggtgaacggtgatccagatggtgctcagatgaagacgatggggacaggaagactgacgaagatgaagagggttcaagagttcaggtaggtttaataatggcgttcaggcaagtgaggagatcggtgcaagaccagacgatgagtgatggtgactgatggctttatatgtggttctggtgatgatgcacaggagttcagaattcgggtgattggggacgagtgggtgtggcgtaagtgtccgattccgggagtgtagaaggtgtggctgtgacacaTACTAACAGCTGTCTGAATTTTTGGGTgtttgtaatccattacataactttctatcaaagttatgtaACATTATCATCATGAATTTTTTCTGACACCGTTcttgttgtattttattatgattttctaGACTACAacgaataaactgtgataatgtgagaaatgttgaaggtgtctgaataaattttggtttgtattttatcataaatatattattactacCACACTATAAAGATGTGTAAAGAGGCAAACCAAACCTCAGACTGAATCGCACCACATAAAGAAATATTAGCATTCAAGGTGGAGTAAAACTTATACTCTTTGGTAAAAACAGCTtggcatattttattttgaagtttgtCACAGCTGATGAGGTTTAAATGCAATATTAGTCCAATACACATCCATTTCAGATGTTTTCATGAAGGAACAGAAACACTTTTTCATTCAATACGTTATGTTCTGCTTAATACAGCATTATGATAataaaccaaatacagaaataacaATTTTAAGTCAAAATatcttttcactttcacaatgttCTAATATTCAGTGTAAAATAGCAGCAATGACAACAAAATCAtataaagctttttatttttctaaagccTGCTTATTTTtgcactgctttaaaaaaatcttcttttttttttgttttttagatatgGAAGGTCATAGAAATTTTAAACGTCTGTATAAAAAAACATCCAGAATCAAGCATTCAAGTGATATCAATTCAAAATTATTCAGAAAGGAcacatggaaatggaaaaaaactTCCACAAGGCCAAGTTTGGAACTTGCATCAGCTACAGCTTCAGGAAGCGGGTTCATAGGCATGTTTGACACATATGACAGACCTGCAAATCTCAAAGCAGGATGGAGTTATGCTCAAGCTGGAAAATATGCAGAAGCTTTTGGAGGCAAACCAGGAATGAGGGTTCCCAAGGCTGGAGTCTATGCGGAAGCAGGAGTTGGGCGAGCTAGTGCtgaattcagtatatttagggtAGAAGCCAAAGGCCCAAACGCCTCAGCTGGTGCT
This Carassius auratus strain Wakin unplaced genomic scaffold, ASM336829v1 scaf_tig00044830, whole genome shotgun sequence DNA region includes the following protein-coding sequences:
- the LOC113087422 gene encoding uncharacterized protein LOC113087422, whose protein sequence is MSKELQSHHGQGEKNEDSDRPDTRHFNHGHEERMYENEYCKVCSNIHEDSKKNDGYCKVRSNIHEDSKKNDEYSKVRSNIDEDYFKNDMEGHRNFKRLYKKTSRIKHSSDINSKLFRKDTWKWKKTSTRPSLELASATASGSGFIGMFDTYDRPANLKAGWSYAQAGKYAEAFGGKPGMRVPKAGVYAEAGVGRASAEFSIFRVEAKGPNASAGAEATAARLGAGAMAQAELASASASAGPLDVKVGLGIDTGAYIGLGGVEVKILGFGFSIGLKTSISILGSELSLSF